In Candidatus Cloacimonadaceae bacterium, the genomic stretch CACTCGTAAGTAAGGTAGGTAGAAAGTCCAGATTGATCCTGATATTTAGTAGAGTAGAAGCTGGTAACTGAAATGAGATTAGATTAGATTAGATTAGATGTGGCGCATCATAAACTGGCTTTTACCTATTAACAGTTTTCACATTAGAAACTTAGCCCTTGATTTAATTCAGCACTGTAGCAGGGGGAATATCATTGGACATGCAAATTATTATTATCACTCCGCGCTTTTGTGAGCTATGTATCTGCATAACTCAGCGTGGAGCATAAGGACGATACATGACATTCTTAATCACCGGCGGTGCCGGGTTCATCGGTTCTAATATTGTAAAAGAGCTCCTCATTCGGGGAGAGGAAGTCCGGGTTTTGGACAACTTCGCTACCGGGAAAAGGGAAAATATCCTTTCCCTCAAGAGAAGCCCGAAACTAACTATGATCGAAGGGGATTTGCGGAGCTTTCACATTGTCAGATCAGCCGTCAAGGATGTCGATTACATCCTACACCAGGGTGCCTTGCCTTCGGTGCCGAGATCGATCAATGATCCGATTACTTCCAATGACGTGAATATCCTCGGGACCTTGAATATCCTCGAAGCGGCAAAGGAATTTGGCGTGAAAAGGGTGGTGCTGGCATCATCCTCATCTATTTACGGCAACAGCGAAAACCTACCCAAGATCGAAACCATGCCGATCAATCCGATGTCGCCTTACGCGCTCACAAAATACGCACAGGAGCGTTATTGTCAGATATTTTATCAGCTCTATGGTCTGGAAACCGTTTCGCTGCGCTACTTTAACGTGTTTGGACCCAATCAGGATCCTACTTCTCAATACAGCGCAGTGATCCCCAAATTCATCAAACTGATCATGCAGGACAAAGAACCCATCATCTATGGCGACGGATCTCAATCCCGGGACTTCACCTATGTGGAAAACAACGTCTGGGCAAATATCCAGGCTTGCACTGCAAGAAAAGCGCCCGGAGAAGTGATCAACATCGCCTGTGGGCAAAGATACACTCTGATCGAACTGGTGCAGATGATCAACGATATTCTTGGCAAGAACATCGAACCACGCTTTGAACCAGACCGTGCAGGGGACGTGAAACACTC encodes the following:
- a CDS encoding SDR family oxidoreductase, whose protein sequence is MTFLITGGAGFIGSNIVKELLIRGEEVRVLDNFATGKRENILSLKRSPKLTMIEGDLRSFHIVRSAVKDVDYILHQGALPSVPRSINDPITSNDVNILGTLNILEAAKEFGVKRVVLASSSSIYGNSENLPKIETMPINPMSPYALTKYAQERYCQIFYQLYGLETVSLRYFNVFGPNQDPTSQYSAVIPKFIKLIMQDKEPIIYGDGSQSRDFTYVENNVWANIQACTARKAPGEVINIACGQRYTLIELVQMINDILGKNIEPRFEPDRAGDVKHSLAGIDKARELLGYEVKVDFREGLERTIDFFR